The following are encoded together in the Aciduricibacillus chroicocephali genome:
- a CDS encoding ABC transporter ATP-binding protein: MSSIKQYLNFVKPYKWKILWTVVIGIVKFGIPLLIPLILKYVIDNVINAPGMEDAVKLHRLYWLMGVSFLIFLIVRPPVEYIRQYLAQWVGSHVLYDIRDRLFDHLQKLSLRYYANTKTGEVISRFINDVEQTITFVITGLMNVWLDIVTILIAVGIMLTMDVPLTIVAIILFPLYGFAIKYFYARLRALTRERSQALAEMQGHLHERVQGTAVIRSFANEDYEQEQFAKRNGHFLKKALTHTDWNAKTFAVTNTITDLAPLLVIAYAAYEVINGNLTMGTMVAFVGYMERVYSPLRRLVNSSTTLTQSVASIDRVFELFNEPYDIKDKEDAPALEKVSGTIDFDHVAFKYEETGSYALTDVNLHVREGETIALVGMSGGGKSTLVSLIPRFYDVTEGAIRVDGKDIRDVQMRTLRNHIGMVLQDNILFSESIAVNIRMGNPQATDEEVIRAAKAANAHEFIMNLPEGYDTLVGERGVKLSGGQKQRIAIARVFLKNPAILIFDEATSALDLESEHLIQTAMERLAADRTTFIVAHRLATITHADRIVVIDHGKVVETGSHQELIEKKGYYYDLYQVQNL; this comes from the coding sequence ATGAGCAGTATTAAACAATATTTAAACTTTGTTAAACCTTATAAATGGAAGATTCTATGGACGGTAGTAATCGGAATTGTCAAATTCGGTATCCCGCTTCTCATTCCGCTTATTCTAAAATATGTAATTGACAATGTGATCAATGCTCCAGGCATGGAAGATGCAGTAAAGCTGCACCGACTCTATTGGCTCATGGGAGTTTCATTCCTGATCTTCCTCATCGTCCGTCCACCTGTTGAGTATATAAGACAATATCTTGCCCAATGGGTTGGAAGCCATGTCCTATATGATATTCGGGATAGGCTGTTTGATCATTTGCAGAAGCTAAGTCTCCGCTACTATGCTAATACAAAGACGGGAGAAGTCATTTCCCGGTTCATCAATGATGTGGAGCAGACGATTACATTTGTTATTACCGGTCTTATGAATGTATGGCTCGATATTGTTACGATTCTTATTGCAGTCGGCATTATGCTTACGATGGATGTCCCGCTCACAATTGTTGCAATCATCCTGTTCCCGCTCTACGGCTTCGCGATCAAGTATTTTTATGCTCGGTTGCGCGCTTTGACTCGTGAAAGATCTCAAGCACTTGCGGAAATGCAGGGACATTTGCATGAGAGGGTACAGGGAACGGCGGTCATTCGCAGCTTTGCCAATGAAGACTATGAACAGGAACAGTTTGCAAAACGTAACGGCCATTTTCTCAAAAAGGCATTGACTCATACTGATTGGAACGCAAAAACATTTGCTGTGACGAATACAATTACAGATTTGGCTCCGTTACTTGTTATTGCCTATGCGGCTTACGAAGTGATCAATGGTAACCTGACTATGGGTACGATGGTTGCTTTTGTCGGTTATATGGAGAGAGTATACAGTCCATTGCGCCGACTTGTTAACTCTTCTACGACATTGACACAGTCCGTAGCTTCCATTGACAGGGTGTTTGAACTCTTCAATGAGCCATACGATATTAAGGATAAAGAAGATGCACCGGCGCTTGAAAAAGTTTCGGGGACAATTGATTTTGATCATGTCGCTTTCAAATATGAAGAAACCGGATCTTATGCTTTGACAGATGTGAATCTCCATGTACGAGAAGGGGAAACAATCGCTCTCGTTGGTATGAGTGGTGGAGGGAAATCAACACTCGTCAGCCTCATTCCTCGCTTCTACGATGTGACAGAAGGTGCAATCAGAGTCGATGGAAAAGATATTCGAGATGTCCAGATGAGAACTTTGCGGAATCATATCGGCATGGTGCTCCAGGATAATATCCTTTTCTCTGAGTCTATTGCCGTGAACATCCGAATGGGGAACCCGCAAGCAACTGATGAAGAAGTGATACGGGCAGCCAAAGCTGCCAATGCTCATGAATTCATTATGAATCTTCCAGAAGGCTATGATACGCTTGTCGGGGAACGTGGCGTCAAGCTCTCCGGCGGACAAAAGCAGCGGATTGCGATTGCGAGAGTATTCCTTAAGAATCCAGCAATCCTTATTTTCGACGAAGCGACATCAGCACTTGACCTTGAGAGTGAGCATCTAATACAGACTGCGATGGAGCGGCTTGCCGCAGACCGGACAACATTTATCGTTGCTCACCGGCTTGCAACGATTACTCATGCAGACCGGATTGTTGTCATCGATCATGGGAAAGTTGTTGAAACCGGATCCCATCAAGAGCTCATTGAGAAAAAAGGGTACTACTACGATTTGTACCAAGTACAGAATCTATGA
- a CDS encoding glutamate-1-semialdehyde 2,1-aminomutase produces the protein MNFTQSEKLHAEAQKHIVGGVNSPSRAYKGVGGGTPVYMERGEGAYFWDADGNKYIDYLAAYGPIITGHAHPHIAKAIEKAARNGVLFGTPTRLESEFAQILKKAIPSLEKIRFTNSGTEAVMTTIRVARAYTDRTKVIKFSGCYHGHFDAVLVEAGSGPATLGTPDSAGIPQSVAQDVITVPFNDLEYLKTALDRFGDDVACVLVEPIVGNFGIVEPHEGFLESVNELVHAAGALVIYDEVITAFRFTYGSAQQIYGVEPDMTAMGKIIGGGLPIGAYGGKKEIMETVAPLGPAYQAGTMAGNPASMASGIACLEVLAQEGVYEKLDELGARLEKGIIEKAEEHGMEGVLVNRMRGALTVYFGVEKVTNYAEAEASDKEQFGRFFKLMLEQGINLAPSKYEAWFLTTEHTEEDVDQTIEAVGNAFKQMK, from the coding sequence ATGAATTTCACTCAATCCGAAAAACTGCATGCAGAAGCACAAAAACATATTGTCGGTGGTGTCAATTCCCCTTCTCGCGCTTATAAAGGCGTTGGCGGCGGTACACCAGTATATATGGAACGAGGCGAAGGCGCCTATTTCTGGGATGCAGATGGCAACAAATATATAGACTATCTTGCAGCTTATGGTCCGATCATTACAGGACATGCACATCCCCATATCGCAAAAGCAATTGAGAAAGCAGCTCGCAATGGGGTGCTGTTTGGAACACCAACGAGACTTGAATCTGAATTTGCCCAGATTTTGAAAAAAGCTATTCCTTCTCTTGAGAAGATCCGATTTACGAATTCTGGTACGGAAGCGGTCATGACAACTATTCGTGTTGCTCGTGCGTACACAGACCGTACAAAAGTAATCAAATTCTCAGGCTGCTATCACGGCCATTTTGATGCAGTACTAGTTGAAGCAGGCTCTGGACCAGCGACACTCGGTACTCCTGATTCTGCTGGGATTCCACAGTCTGTCGCTCAAGATGTGATTACTGTTCCATTTAATGATCTTGAATATCTTAAAACAGCTCTTGATCGTTTCGGTGATGATGTCGCTTGCGTACTAGTTGAACCGATTGTCGGGAACTTTGGAATCGTAGAACCTCATGAAGGCTTCCTTGAAAGTGTCAATGAGTTGGTACATGCTGCTGGAGCACTTGTCATTTATGATGAAGTAATTACAGCCTTCCGTTTTACATACGGTAGCGCTCAGCAGATCTACGGCGTTGAGCCCGACATGACTGCTATGGGTAAGATCATTGGCGGCGGGCTGCCAATCGGAGCATATGGCGGTAAGAAAGAAATTATGGAAACAGTCGCTCCGCTCGGTCCTGCATATCAGGCTGGAACAATGGCCGGGAACCCGGCATCCATGGCTTCCGGTATTGCCTGCCTTGAAGTGCTCGCTCAGGAAGGCGTCTATGAAAAACTGGACGAGCTCGGAGCCCGGTTAGAAAAAGGAATTATTGAAAAGGCAGAAGAACATGGAATGGAAGGTGTCCTCGTCAATCGTATGCGCGGTGCTCTTACTGTTTACTTCGGTGTTGAGAAAGTAACAAATTATGCCGAAGCTGAAGCAAGCGATAAAGAACAGTTTGGCCGGTTCTTCAAGCTTATGCTTGAACAAGGCATTAATTTAGCTCCTTCAAAGTATGAAGCATGGTTCCTTACAACGGAACATACTGAAGAAGACGTCGATCAGACAATCGAAGCTGTCGGCAATGCCTTCAAACAGATGAAATAA
- a CDS encoding potassium channel family protein — MNLFIWSIVGVICFVMFRSIIEFIQGERTRGMQESRFSKELFYTLLVIYLIVLVGFGLIYFILSLQQEVLFESAQELPRGIIEKMLDSIYFSGVTLLTIGYGDISPLGVARGIALVQALVGYVLPTAFVLRIVQNRAARDRL, encoded by the coding sequence ATGAACTTGTTCATCTGGTCTATCGTAGGTGTCATCTGTTTTGTCATGTTCAGGAGCATTATTGAGTTCATTCAAGGTGAACGAACAAGAGGCATGCAGGAAAGTAGATTTTCAAAAGAACTGTTCTATACATTACTCGTAATTTACTTGATCGTGCTTGTCGGATTCGGTCTGATTTATTTCATACTGTCCTTGCAACAGGAAGTATTGTTTGAATCGGCGCAAGAATTGCCACGCGGAATCATTGAAAAAATGCTTGATTCCATTTATTTCAGCGGTGTAACACTGCTTACGATTGGTTATGGTGACATATCTCCACTTGGAGTTGCAAGAGGAATTGCGCTAGTCCAAGCCCTTGTAGGATATGTGCTCCCTACAGCTTTCGTACTTAGAATTGTTCAGAACAGGGCAGCTCGAGATAGATTATAA
- the bcp gene encoding thioredoxin-dependent thiol peroxidase — MAVEVGKKAPQFTLPNQEGKQISLSDYAGKNVVLYFYPKDMSPGCTTEACDFRDKHESFGELDAVIVGISPDPVDDHKEFINKHDLPFELLADEDHKVCEDYDVWKLKNLNGKEFMGVIRSTFIIDKDGNIQKEFRDVQVEGHVESALQYIRENLK, encoded by the coding sequence ATGGCAGTAGAAGTTGGCAAAAAAGCACCACAATTCACACTACCTAACCAGGAAGGCAAACAAATCAGCCTCTCCGATTACGCAGGCAAAAACGTCGTTCTTTATTTCTATCCAAAGGACATGTCCCCAGGATGCACAACTGAAGCATGTGATTTCCGCGACAAGCACGAAAGCTTTGGCGAGTTGGATGCTGTAATCGTCGGTATCAGCCCGGATCCGGTAGACGATCACAAGGAATTCATCAACAAGCATGACCTTCCATTTGAATTGCTTGCTGACGAAGACCACAAAGTATGTGAAGATTACGATGTATGGAAGCTAAAGAATTTGAACGGCAAAGAGTTCATGGGTGTTATCCGTTCAACATTCATCATTGATAAAGACGGAAACATTCAGAAGGAATTCCGTGATGTACAAGTTGAAGGTCACGTTGAGAGTGCGCTTCAGTACATTCGCGAAAACCTTAAGTAA
- the perR gene encoding peroxide-responsive transcriptional repressor PerR, whose amino-acid sequence MTVSEKRLSRAIDTLKQSGVRITPQRHAVLEYLLNSMVHPTADDIYKALEDKFPNMSVATVYNNLRVLREIGLVKELTYGDSSSRFDCDMSDHYHVICEACGKIVDFHYPPLDEVESLAEQVTGFEVSHHRMEIYGKCPDCQKQLTAKH is encoded by the coding sequence ATGACGGTGTCTGAAAAAAGATTGTCACGCGCGATCGACACGCTGAAACAGTCAGGTGTCCGGATCACACCCCAACGTCATGCGGTTCTTGAGTATCTTTTGAACTCAATGGTCCATCCTACAGCTGACGACATCTATAAAGCGCTTGAGGATAAATTCCCGAATATGAGCGTTGCCACTGTATATAACAATTTGCGAGTGTTGCGTGAAATCGGACTCGTCAAGGAACTCACATATGGAGATTCATCGAGTCGTTTTGATTGTGATATGTCTGATCATTATCATGTAATCTGCGAAGCATGCGGCAAAATTGTTGATTTCCACTATCCACCGCTGGATGAAGTGGAATCTTTGGCTGAACAGGTGACAGGTTTTGAAGTGAGCCACCACCGGATGGAGATTTATGGGAAGTGTCCAGACTGCCAGAAGCAGTTAACTGCCAAGCATTAA
- a CDS encoding aminotransferase class IV, giving the protein METFKLLESFGLHDGDYLVLENHFERLAASASVFQYKLPLEEIKNELANIRADRPDRSWKVRLLLDKDGYCEWQTDEIFPIAEPVTADIASSPINSENVLLYHKTTNRYLYNKKKNKNIFDTLLWNENGEITEFTIGNIVVRLDGSLYTPPVRCGLLNGTLRRKLVSDGTVQERILHKEDIRNATDIWLVNSVRKWIRVHLS; this is encoded by the coding sequence TTGGAAACTTTTAAACTACTTGAATCATTCGGTCTGCATGACGGAGACTACCTGGTACTCGAAAATCATTTCGAACGATTGGCTGCCTCCGCTTCAGTTTTTCAATACAAGCTCCCTTTGGAGGAAATCAAAAACGAATTGGCGAATATTCGAGCTGATCGACCGGACCGCTCATGGAAAGTACGTCTCCTTTTGGACAAAGACGGCTACTGTGAATGGCAGACAGATGAAATATTCCCCATTGCCGAGCCAGTTACTGCAGATATTGCATCTTCTCCAATAAACAGCGAAAATGTACTGCTTTATCATAAAACAACAAATCGATATCTATATAATAAGAAGAAAAACAAAAATATATTTGATACACTGCTTTGGAATGAAAACGGAGAGATCACAGAATTCACAATTGGGAATATCGTTGTTCGCCTTGATGGCTCCCTCTATACTCCCCCCGTTCGTTGTGGACTTTTAAACGGAACATTACGTAGAAAACTCGTTTCTGACGGTACTGTCCAAGAACGCATATTACATAAGGAAGACATTAGAAATGCAACAGACATCTGGCTTGTAAATAGTGTACGAAAATGGATTCGTGTTCATTTATCATAA
- a CDS encoding YgzB family protein, which translates to MADIVYKNKINRIRTFALSLIFIGMIIMYGGIMLRKVEWLMLIFFIIGMLAILFSCVVYLWIGMLSTKAIPVTCPSCSKPTKMLGRVDACMHCRQPLTMDPSLEGKEFDEKYNAKKYRKQEKNHAAK; encoded by the coding sequence ATGGCGGATATTGTTTATAAGAATAAGATCAATAGAATACGCACGTTTGCACTAAGCTTGATTTTCATCGGCATGATTATTATGTACGGCGGTATTATGCTGAGAAAAGTTGAATGGCTCATGCTGATCTTCTTCATTATAGGTATGCTTGCAATTCTATTCAGTTGTGTTGTCTACCTATGGATTGGAATGCTCTCAACAAAAGCCATCCCGGTAACTTGTCCAAGTTGCAGCAAACCGACAAAGATGCTTGGACGTGTAGATGCTTGCATGCATTGCCGACAGCCTCTGACGATGGACCCTTCTCTTGAAGGAAAAGAATTTGATGAAAAGTACAATGCAAAGAAATACAGAAAACAAGAAAAGAACCACGCCGCGAAATGA
- a CDS encoding class I SAM-dependent methyltransferase, producing MRKWFPSIYDKVMNPIERRAFYSIRKQLIGKAEGKVLEIGAGSGVNFPYYKKAQEVHAIEPNMYMQKRAVNKLQSAAIPIHFYEASAEKLPFADNSFDTVVATLVFCTIPDVLKAFKEIEKVSKPDATLLLFEHVRMSEKPFLAKLQDVLTPGWKRVCDGCHLNREPLELLQQTRFLVKEPIYYFGGLFVTVEATNSKECSK from the coding sequence TTGCGGAAATGGTTTCCAAGCATTTACGATAAAGTAATGAATCCCATTGAACGGAGAGCCTTCTATTCTATCCGGAAGCAGCTTATTGGTAAAGCAGAAGGAAAAGTGCTGGAGATTGGTGCAGGATCCGGTGTTAACTTTCCATACTATAAAAAAGCTCAAGAAGTGCATGCAATAGAACCTAATATGTATATGCAAAAACGAGCAGTGAACAAACTTCAATCTGCTGCTATCCCAATTCACTTCTATGAAGCTTCTGCAGAGAAACTGCCTTTTGCTGACAATTCGTTTGATACAGTTGTGGCTACACTTGTATTTTGTACAATACCAGACGTGCTAAAGGCCTTTAAGGAGATTGAAAAGGTAAGCAAGCCTGATGCAACTCTTTTGCTCTTTGAGCATGTCAGAATGTCTGAAAAGCCGTTTCTCGCTAAATTACAGGATGTATTAACACCAGGGTGGAAACGAGTTTGTGATGGCTGCCATCTAAACCGTGAGCCATTAGAATTGCTTCAGCAAACTAGATTCCTAGTTAAAGAACCAATTTATTATTTTGGAGGTCTGTTTGTAACCGTAGAAGCGACAAATTCAAAGGAATGTAGTAAATGA